Proteins found in one Brachypodium distachyon strain Bd21 chromosome 5, Brachypodium_distachyon_v3.0, whole genome shotgun sequence genomic segment:
- the LOC100825888 gene encoding ribulose bisphosphate carboxylase small chain, chloroplastic codes for MAPTVMASTATSVAPFQGLKSTAGLPVSRRNRSAAGLGSVSNGGRIRCMQVWPIEGIKKFETLSYLPPLSVEALLKQIEYLIRSKWVPCLEFSKVGFVFREHARSPGYYDGRYWTMWKLPMFGCTDATQVLKELEEAKKEYPDAFIRIIGFDNVRQVQCISFIAYKPPGCQESGKA; via the exons ATGGCTCCCACCGTGATGGCTTCAACCGCCACCTCCGTGGCGCCCTTCCAGGGGCTCAAGTCCACCGCTGGCCTACCTGTCAGCCGCCGCAACAGAAGCGCCGCGGGCCTCGGCAGCGTCAGCAATGGCGGAAGGATCAGGTGTATGCAG GTGTGGCCGATCGAGGGCATCAAGAAGTTCGAGACGCTCTCGTACCTGCCGCCGCTGTCCGTGGAGGCCCTGCTGAAGCAGATCGAGTACCTGATCCGCTCCAAGTGGGTGCCCTGCTTGGAGTTTAGCAAGGTCGGCTTCGTCTTTCGCGAGCATGCCAGGTCCCCTGGATACTACGACGGCAGGTACTGGACCATGTGGAAGCTGCCCATGTTCGGATGCACCGACGCCACACAGGTGCTcaaggagctggaggaggccaaGAAGGAGTACCCTGACGCTTTCATCCGGATTATCGGTTTTGACAATGTCAGGCAGGTGCAGTGCATCAGCTTCATCGCATACAAGCCACCCGGCTGCCAGGAGTCCGGCAAGGCCTAA
- the LOC112269483 gene encoding uncharacterized protein LOC112269483, which yields MHLEHEQYMQVPLHWCISHLNAWKALVDSWCSPEYVETHGLLRERRLANPSGMHHQGSVNLQGYINNYAKAHPDKERLTSFMAVDCALRGKASTVSEYSANAPPDAYATSADHAKVTGYAELFEEVHGPGADPSQHDLDVEVVVRAGRGMKHGRLVFRNGTIDPSTISSLPHLKATSTSSSASIRSRPGARQFSQQEVESMVAAQVQAQRQAQDAQIQAQVAAQAQAQMQAALRAQYDHLRPYLAATSQEPPTAPSPFDLPFVNLQIEHAPQPSSQTLVSSLETFQSPFMTFLAFVEGWGQCVIICATTSIRPWLERPFFTRKPCWRQPSWPVTCS from the exons ATGCATCTCGAGCACGAACAGTACATGCAG GTTCCTCTGCACTGGTGCATCTCGCACTTAAATGCCTGGAAGGCGCTGGTGGACTCGTGGTGCAGCCCGGAGTACGTGGAGACTCACGGGCTCCTTAGGGAGAGGAGGTTGGCGAACCCAAGTGGAATGCACCATCAAGGGAGCGTGAACCTGCagggctacatcaacaacTAT GCGAAGGCTCATCCGGATAAAGAACGCCTCACCAGTTTCATGGCCGTTGACTGCGCCCTCAGGGGAAAGGCGAGCACCGTGTCGGAGTACAGTGCGAACGCCCCGCCCGACGCCTACGCCACCTCGGCTGACCATGCCAAGGTCACAGGCTACGCGGAGCTTTTTGAGGAGGTGCACGGCCCCGGGGCTGATCCTAGCCAGCACGACCTGGATGTGGAAGTGGTCGTGAGGGCGGGAAGAGGCATGAAGCACGGTAGGCTGGTCTTCAGGAACGGAACCATTGATCCGAGCACCATTTCGAGCCTACCTCACCTGAAGGCTACTTCCACGAGCTCGAGTGCTAGTATACGCAGTCGTCCAGGTGCACGGCAGTTCTCACAGCAG GAGGTGGAGAGTATGGTGGCGGCTCAGGTGCAGGCTCAGAGGCAGGCTCAAGATGCTCAGATCCAGGCTCAGGTGGCGGCTCAGGCCCAGGCTCAGATGCAGGCCGCACTGAGGGCTCAGTACGACCACCTAAGG CCgtacctcgccgccacctctcAAGAGCCGCCTACAGCACCATCGCCGTTCGACTTGCCGTTTGTCAATCTCCAGATTGAGCATGCTCCACAGCCTTCTTCACAGACTTTGGTGAGTTCACTCGAAACATTTCAATCTCCATTCATGACTTTTCTTGCTTTCGTTGAGGGTTGGGGTCAATGCGTAATCATCTGTGCAACAACATCAATCCGGCCGTGGCTCGAACGACCCTTCTTCACACGCAAACCTTGCTGGAGGCAACCCTCTTGGCCAGTCACCTGCTCCTAG
- the LOC104585523 gene encoding uncharacterized protein LOC104585523: MSPTFGSRERAIAPPRVAPPVAGGRDAAPAAPGPLAAVLGAPAPAAAPAPVVVPASNAAPGVSATTPSFASAPNAAPAPPAALDVPAADFWERAAADLKVAFDFLTPPSFRARLDSLVGSYADIFGDLCASGYSEAEAFQSICLQDASRRAAGVALVAEMAAFLRAHPEFLLTHSLPGPPPGAPSSAFTSVLPGSGLGWWEEVRAFDLPSSQSACSSFVQ; encoded by the coding sequence ATGTCTCCAACGTTCGGCTCTCGCGAACGGGCGATTGCCCCTCCGCGAGTGGCGCCCCCCGTCGCCGGCGGTCGTGACGCGGCGCCTGCTGCCCCTGGCCCCTTGGCTGCCGTGCTCGGCGCGCCTGCGCCCgctgcagctccagctcctGTCGTCGTGCCGGCCTCCAATGCCGCGCCCGGCGTGTCTGCTACGACTCCTTCCTTCGCGTCGGCTCCCAATGCCGCGCCTGCTCCTCCCGCCGCACTGGACGTGCCTGCGGCTGACTTCTGGGAGCGGGCTGCCGCTGATCTAAAAGTTGCGTTTGATTTCCTCACGCCGCCGTCTTTTCGTGCTCGTCTGGACTCCCTCGTGGGTTCCTATGCTGATATCTTTGGTGATCTCTGTGCGTCAGGTTACTCTGAAGCTGAAGCTTTCCAATCCATCTGCCTTCAAGATGCCTCCCGGCGGGCGGCTGGTGTTGCCTTGGTCGCGGAGATGGCGGCCTTCCTCCGTGCCCACCCTGAGTTCCTCCTGACGCATTCTCTTCCTGGCCCGCCGCCCGGCGCGCCGTCCTCGGCTTTCACCTCCGTGCTTCCCGGCTCTGGTCTCGGATGGTGGGAGGAAGTTCGCGCGTTCGATCTTCCTTCGTCACAGTCAGCCTGTTCATCCTTTGTCCAGTGA